One window of Azospirillaceae bacterium genomic DNA carries:
- a CDS encoding aldolase/citrate lyase family protein produces the protein MSDRLNGVIRAWKAGKPAYSCFAKADKQSAIDLSDSPYDALVFEMEHNPFDMAALGDALQYLLNRKQIHSAATLAPNVTPIVRIPSNGVEMNQAEAKQALDRGVYGVVWPHIKTTAQAYNAVASCRYARPKSAPLYEPKGLRGDGPATAARYWGLSQADYYKAADVWPLAPHGELLVGLMIESVEAIENLDDMLANVPGIGFCLIGEGDLSQELGLPRQYEHPEVVAAMGQIVATCKKHRVVVGHPHVTAKNAQRLLDEGYGFLMSAPQRVYGVVGQAREIAGY, from the coding sequence ATGAGCGATCGGCTCAACGGCGTCATCCGCGCGTGGAAAGCGGGCAAGCCGGCCTATTCCTGCTTCGCCAAGGCGGACAAGCAGAGCGCCATCGACCTGTCGGACAGCCCGTATGACGCGCTGGTGTTCGAGATGGAGCACAACCCCTTCGACATGGCGGCCCTGGGCGACGCCCTGCAATATCTGCTGAACCGCAAGCAGATCCACAGTGCGGCCACCTTGGCGCCGAACGTCACGCCCATCGTCCGCATCCCGTCCAACGGGGTGGAGATGAACCAGGCGGAGGCCAAGCAGGCGCTGGATCGCGGCGTCTATGGCGTGGTGTGGCCGCACATCAAGACGACGGCGCAGGCCTACAACGCCGTCGCCTCCTGCCGCTACGCCCGGCCCAAGAGCGCACCCCTTTATGAGCCCAAGGGCCTGCGCGGCGACGGCCCGGCCACGGCCGCCCGCTACTGGGGCCTGTCGCAGGCGGACTATTACAAGGCGGCCGACGTCTGGCCGCTGGCGCCGCATGGCGAATTGCTGGTCGGCCTGATGATCGAGAGCGTGGAGGCGATCGAGAACCTGGACGACATGCTGGCCAACGTGCCCGGCATCGGTTTCTGCCTGATCGGGGAAGGGGACCTCAGCCAGGAATTGGGCCTGCCGCGCCAGTACGAACATCCCGAGGTGGTGGCGGCCATGGGCCAGATCGTCGCCACCTGCAAGAAGCACCGGGTGGTGGTCGGCCACCCCCACGTCACGGCCAAGAACGCCCAGCGCCTGCTGGATGAGGGCTACGGCTTCCTGATGTCGGCGCCGCAACGCGTTTACGGCGTCGTCGGCCAGGCGCGTGAGATCGCCGGCTATTGA